The region TTTCTCATGCCAACCGTGGACTGAGAGCCCCCTGGTCCACTCGGGGACATGTTTACAGTCACGGTGGTCCAATCCGGCACAGCTGGACTTGCACTGTGGATCTCCTGCTGAAGCCCCTGCTGACCCCATGACATAGTGCCGTGAAAGTGTGACAGAGCGCCCTCTAACGGCTGTGTGGGGAACGTGGAGAAAATCTGACAGTCGGACTTTGTCTGCTGTTGAGATTCTGAAATAAACAAAGGAAATGACAGTTCCCAATGTGGAACTGAtgcaattaattatttaatgtttattttataaatttacttgtttgtttgtttgtttttttacttattttgcacTAAAACACGGGAGCTCCATCTGTTAACGTCTTAAGTTACCTGGGGGACTGACTGATGAGGACCAGATGGACGAGAGCGGCTCTGCCAAATAGATGGAATCTTCCGTCTGCTCAGAGACCTGCTGATACAgaagtctgtttttttctttgttcttatattcttatattatattatattatattatattatatattctaaTGCAACATTGTAAACATAATATTgagaatattatatatagtataataaaataacataacaaaatatatataacaaaatataaatataaatataaatataaattaaccatcaattaaaaaattaaaaattaaaaattaaaaattaaaaattaaaaattaaaaattaaaaattaaaaattaaaaattaaaaattaaaaattaaaaattaaaaattaaaaattaaaaattaaaaattaaaaattaaaaattaaaaattaaaaatttgtaAACTTTAAAATGTACACCACCTTAATACaccaaaatttttaatttttaattttaaatttttaatttttaatttttaatttttaattttaaatttttaatttttaatttttaatttttaatttttaatttaaaatttaaaatttaaaatttaaattttaaattttaaattttaaattttaaattttaaattttaaattttaaattttaaatttttttcgattaataaattaaataatcagTCCACCCAGGCCAAATGTGTTCTTTGCGAAGCAAACATTGCCATAGGTTACTGCTTTGGATGTAAagttaaagaaaaacacattcactGACCTGCGAAATCTGtgtgcaacaatctggcaacccTTCATCCGTTTTCTCAAAAATCTCCCTTATTTTGTCCAGGACAGGCTCCGCCTACAAGACAAACAATAACAGTACTCTTCACAACTGGAatagaatacaaatatttacaatattaaaaagtaaacTCAAAATTCCCAAAGTAAGCCCTCGCCACCAGAGTCGTCAATCATGAAAGGATGGACAAAAGTTGGAAATCAAACAGGAAGTCTGCTATTTTGGCCGAAAACAAGGTTTTGTGCTTtgtcgttctgtcgttctgtcgttctgtcgttctgtcgttctgtcattctgtcgttctgtcgttctgtcgttctgtcgttctgtcgttctgtcgttctgtcgtgCTGTCTATCTGttgttctgtcgttctgtcaTTCTGTCTAtctgtcgttctgtcgttctgtcgtgCTGTCTATCTGttgttctgtcgttctgtcaTTCTGTCATTCTGTcgttctgtctgtctgtctatctgtctgttGGTCTGTCGTTCTGTCTATCTGTCGTTCTGTCattctgtcgttctgtcgttctgtcgttctgtcgttctgtcgttctgtcgttctgtcgttctgtctaTCTGCCTGTTGGTCTGTCGTTCTGTCTATCTGTCGTTCTGTCTATCTGTCattctgtcgttctgtcgttctgtcgttctgtcgttctgtcgttctgtcgttctgtcgttctgtcgttctgtcgaTCTGTCTATCTGTCGTTCTGTCTGTCGGTCTGTCGATCTGTCGTTCTGTCTATCTGTCGTTCTGTCTATCTGTCATTCTGTCATTCTGTCTATCTGTTGTTCTGTCAttctgtctatctgtctgtcgGTCTATCTGTCAGTCTGTCGTTTTGTCTATCCGTCGTTCTGTCATTCTGtctatctatcgttctgtctatctatcgttctgtcgttctgtcgttctgtcgttctgtcgttctgtcgttctgtcgttctgtcaTTCTGtcatacctacctacctacctacctaccctcCCACCCAAGtcataaactggttttctaaTCACTAGCTATACGAAAATCTATCTGTCTGTCGGTCTATCTGTCAGTCTGTCGTTCTGTCTATCTGTCGTTCTGTCATTCTGtctatctatcgttctgtctatctatcgttctgtctatctgtctatctgtcgttctgtctatctgtcattctgtctatctatcgttctgtctatctatcgttctgtctatctgtcgttctgtcgttctgtctaTCTGTCGTTCTGTCTATCTGTCGTTCTGTCATTCTGTCGTTCtgtcctacctacctaccgacctacccccccacccaagtcataaactggttttctaaTCACTAgctatacaaaaatattcatttcattaatattgaatcctacttcacataAATCCACTTATTGTGGTTGgactgcaataaacaagggatgactgaaACCTGGATTTAAGTTCATTTAAGGGGAAAAAGCTGTTTTAGTGTGCTTGTCCGTGATGTGTGTTACATCATGTTATGACCGacgatgtcatgttttttttgttggtttgttaCGTGCATATGTTGTGTAGGTGTGTGTCTGCGTTTCTTCAGTTTTGAAGGACCTCTATAAAGAGGCAGAGAAACCCCCTGAAGGACAAAGAGCACCTCCCATCTCTTTCCCCTTCCAAATGGCTGCACTTTGGTTTTATGGATGTGTTTTTGGTTTCTACCCACTGCAAATAAATTGACTGTACAGCACTAAAAACGTTGCTTAGTGGACTTTTGAGACTCAAAAGAGAAGAAGGAATTTCCTGTGTGTTGTTACCAGGTGGGCCATCTTGACGTAGAAGAGGCTGTAGATGTCTTCTTCTTGGTAGATGTATGCCAAAGCTCTTAGGTCCCACTTGTCTTTGACTAGTGAACTGATCTTACTCCTCTCGTGTTCATGTTGGACAGCCTGAAAAACAGACAAGGATGATTTTACACGAGAATTTAGTCCAAGGTAGTTTGAAGCATCAGCATCAGTgatgctatttatttatctaccTCAAAGACCTTAGCAGCCTTTGCTTACGCTAAactgaaaactgttcaactctgaacccttgacgtcacttcctgtcctcctctCTTTCAGGTCCCCTAGTGTGGGATTTCCCAACCTTTATTATGCCAAGGCAcgtgttttacattaaaaatatcttATGGCACACcaccaaataaaaatgtcacaaaacataGAGTACATATCCCAAAATACATGAAGAagatgtgtggaaatatgggctaataactataaaagcgatcttcactcgctaaatgtactgcaaaaaaaaggtcagtaaggataattcataatgccgcctacagagaacatactaactccttatttctaaaatcacaaatacttcatcttgctgatatagttcatcttcaaacagctaaaataatgcataaggctaaaaataaccaattagctaaaaatgtcatttaaattaaattaaattaaattaaattaaattaaattaaattaaattaaattaaattaaattaaattaaattaaattaaattaaattaaattaaattaaattaaattaaattatcacatttaatttaaataaaattagattacatttaattacatttaaataaaataaaataaaataaaataaaataaaataaaataaaataaaataaaataaaataaaataaaataaaataaaataaaataaaataaaataaaataaaataaaataaaataaaataaaataaaataaaataaaataaaataaaattaaattaaattataaaactGAAActagattaggaaagcaggaagtgaacaaatgtaacagttactgattgtaaaagtaccagatggaggggtaggatttaataagctttgcttcttcctactccttttggacatgtggaactgtgaactgactatgtgatgcattcaattgtaatctgacgcatgttcaaatgaaataaaaccattaccattaccaaaatacatTATTTGGCGTACAGTTCCAGACCAAGTTAGGGAAATTGGATTCCAGCGGCACACGGTACAcggttgggaatcactgcaccggggaacacatttatcgtaacacacacaagcatgagtcttatttacagTATCTCCTGAAtgtatttactcttattatgtctactatattgagaaATACaactgtaaatgtgactata is a window of Doryrhamphus excisus isolate RoL2022-K1 chromosome 5, RoL_Dexc_1.0, whole genome shotgun sequence DNA encoding:
- the LOC131129410 gene encoding uncharacterized protein LOC131129410 — protein: MVLFGVVKTTFDPDAFIRSRDRLHAAATKQKISQQTFTVMEMQQTGECPALGQTWLSSNTRGFHGDSVRFKAKLIGVDMVPSAGGDKMCRDSMSKLKHMEAAARKQGKHKQRVWLKVSGGGFKIVDERTGAVQHEHERSKISSLVKDKWDLRALAYIYQEEDIYSLFYVKMAHLAEPVLDKIREIFEKTDEGLPDCCTQISQVSEQTEDSIYLAEPLSSIWSSSVSPPESQQQTKSDCQIFSTFPTQPLEGALSHFHGTMSWGQQGLQQEIHSASPAVPDWTTVTVNMSPSGPGGSQSTVGMRKDKEHPAATITFQPTHLIQISDTLSDLCTAGNTQESHC